One region of Chlorobiota bacterium genomic DNA includes:
- a CDS encoding L-lysine 6-transaminase: MIKTSVEHGTTLNTAGTIAPNEVHQTLGRHMLADGFPMVLDLERSHGSYLYDAITGQRFIDFFTFFASNPIGMNHPKLNNPEFINKIGKVALHKPSCSDLYTVEMAEFVDAFFRVAVPAHFRYSFFIEGGALAVENALKVAFDWKVRKNFAKGHTDERGHSVIHFRHAFHGRSGYTMTLTNTDPTKTALFPKFTGWPRITSPGATFPLEGENLERTIQLEQQAVAEIEEAFRQNPDGIACIILEPIQAEGGDNHFRPEFLAQLRSLCDQHEALLIFDEVQTGVGLTGTMWAHQGLGVIPDIITFGKKTQVCGILVGPRVDEVPDNVFHTSSRINSTWGGNLVDMVRFTKVLEVIEEENLVENARTVGAHLLGRLQELQQQFPNLVSNVRGRGLLCAMDLPNGELRNAFRERCYQRGLMILGCGDHSIRFRPALNITAELIDEGFAVIREVLAEMG; encoded by the coding sequence ATGATAAAAACATCAGTGGAACACGGAACCACGCTGAACACAGCCGGAACAATCGCCCCGAACGAAGTCCACCAAACGCTTGGCCGCCACATGCTGGCCGACGGATTCCCGATGGTGCTGGACCTTGAACGGAGCCACGGGTCCTATCTGTACGATGCCATCACCGGCCAGCGTTTTATTGACTTCTTCACCTTCTTTGCCAGCAACCCCATCGGGATGAACCACCCGAAGCTGAACAACCCAGAGTTCATCAACAAGATTGGCAAAGTGGCCCTGCACAAGCCCAGCTGCAGCGACCTGTACACCGTGGAAATGGCGGAGTTCGTTGATGCCTTTTTCCGCGTGGCGGTCCCCGCGCACTTCCGCTACAGCTTCTTTATCGAAGGGGGCGCGCTGGCGGTGGAGAACGCGCTGAAAGTTGCTTTCGACTGGAAGGTGCGGAAGAACTTCGCCAAAGGCCACACCGACGAACGGGGCCACAGCGTGATCCACTTCCGCCACGCCTTCCACGGGCGCAGCGGATACACGATGACCCTAACGAACACGGACCCCACCAAAACCGCGCTCTTCCCAAAATTCACCGGGTGGCCGCGCATCACCAGCCCGGGCGCAACCTTCCCGCTGGAGGGGGAAAACCTTGAGCGGACGATCCAGCTGGAACAACAGGCCGTTGCCGAAATCGAAGAAGCCTTCCGCCAAAACCCCGACGGGATTGCTTGCATCATCCTTGAGCCAATCCAGGCCGAAGGGGGCGACAACCACTTCCGCCCAGAGTTCCTTGCCCAGCTGCGCAGCTTGTGCGACCAACACGAAGCCTTGTTGATTTTCGATGAGGTCCAAACCGGCGTTGGCCTTACCGGAACCATGTGGGCCCACCAGGGGTTGGGAGTGATCCCCGACATCATCACCTTTGGGAAGAAAACGCAGGTCTGCGGAATCCTTGTTGGGCCGCGGGTGGACGAAGTCCCCGATAACGTCTTCCACACCTCCAGCCGCATCAACTCCACGTGGGGGGGGAACCTTGTGGATATGGTCCGGTTCACAAAAGTGTTGGAGGTGATTGAGGAAGAGAACTTGGTGGAGAACGCACGCACGGTTGGGGCGCATCTGCTGGGCCGTTTGCAGGAGCTTCAGCAGCAGTTCCCGAACCTTGTGAGCAACGTGCGCGGGCGCGGACTGCTTTGCGCAATGGACCTTCCAAACGGCGAGCTTCGGAACGCCTTCCGCGAACGCTGCTACCAGCGCGGGCTGATGATCCTGGGCTGCGGCGACCACTCCATCCGCTTCCGCCCAGCCTTGAACATCACCGCCGAACTGATTGATGAAGGCTTCGCCGTGATTCGGGAAGTGTTGGCGGAGATGGGATAA
- a CDS encoding alpha/beta hydrolase, with amino-acid sequence MTFTELFNAEVRIQRDVPYLADSGDPRHVLDVYAPPDADGLPVVIYFYGGGWRSGDKRLFEHLGRAFAVRGIVAVTVNYRLTPQVKHPAHADDCAQAVRWVHQRIGEFGGNPNALFLMGHSAGAHLAAFIALNPDVQARNQFPAEAVRGVVAVSGVYNLNTHAESPGFTSLELIHEAFGGEAEELHTASPVHHIRDFHPPFLVMAAEQDPERMRDGGKEFANALRQAGNDARFVSIRGRDHFSIVRRFGPTGDTTVEAIVQFINYWG; translated from the coding sequence ATGACGTTTACTGAGCTTTTCAACGCCGAGGTTCGCATCCAGCGGGACGTTCCCTACCTTGCCGACTCCGGCGATCCGCGCCACGTTCTGGACGTGTACGCCCCGCCCGATGCTGATGGCCTTCCGGTCGTGATCTATTTCTACGGCGGCGGATGGCGCAGCGGCGATAAGCGATTGTTCGAGCATCTGGGGCGCGCCTTTGCGGTGCGGGGAATCGTGGCCGTCACGGTCAACTACCGGCTGACCCCGCAGGTGAAGCACCCCGCCCATGCCGACGATTGCGCCCAAGCCGTGCGGTGGGTCCACCAGCGGATTGGTGAGTTCGGCGGGAACCCCAACGCGCTGTTTCTGATGGGCCATTCGGCAGGGGCACATCTTGCCGCGTTCATCGCTTTGAACCCTGATGTCCAAGCCCGCAATCAGTTCCCCGCCGAAGCGGTGCGCGGGGTGGTTGCCGTCAGCGGTGTGTACAACCTGAACACCCATGCCGAAAGCCCCGGCTTCACCAGCCTGGAGTTGATTCACGAGGCGTTCGGGGGGGAAGCGGAGGAATTGCACACGGCCTCCCCGGTTCATCACATCCGCGATTTCCATCCTCCATTTTTGGTGATGGCTGCCGAGCAGGACCCTGAGCGGATGCGCGACGGCGGAAAGGAGTTCGCCAACGCGCTGCGCCAGGCCGGGAACGATGCCCGGTTCGTCAGCATCCGTGGCCGCGACCATTTCTCCATCGTCCGCCGCTTCGGTCCCACCGGCGACACTACGGTGGAGGCGATTGTGCAGTTCATCAACTACTGGGGATAA
- a CDS encoding S-layer family protein — protein sequence MPINHNSRLALALAAAGLGVVSVQSSLAQTGPRDLAAQRFVLDDGTGNGFSLTLQVPVLTGNVTLNFPTALGTAYFILSNSVSGQTINGPLTLDGGTNLTLTNPLRAIDGGTGFDTYTTGDLLFANSTTTLQQLGIGTSGQMLISNGTTPNWSNSPTIIGGTIDNTPIGGTTPSTGTFTNLAVTGTTSLGDGVGSDGVTVNTNGGNLQLTVGGGVFSLSNSTGLNVATDGTLNDATGDFTINDALTQTGGGQVTFSGNVDANNGLDVGGANLTVGGTNFTVDVASGNTATSGTLTVASTTTLNGNAFIGNGNDDVAVNTGTGNFSVSNSTGLNVATNGTLSDATGNLTVNDNLDVTGSTALGDGAGTDNLTVTTNGGNISLAAAGGTFAVSNTTGLNVATDGTLSDATGTLTVNDDLSVTGNTTLGDAATDVITMNGAFDANDQGNVIGNNANAQQLLIDGVVGGTAELQLDGDADIDGNLNVDGATTLNGAATIGDGNDNVNINAGTGTFQLSSSGLDIATNGDLSDDGGAVTVADGFSQTGGAQVTFSGNVDAQNGVDVTGADLTVGGANFTVTVGSGNTAVGGTLTVTGATNLNGAANIGDGNDNVNINAGTGTFQLSSSGLDIATNGDLSDGGGAVTVADDLTINSAGGTDLTITETGVDRSNAADQTFAIDNSGAGGVRVLVNGATSVTNSRVAVANGHITSQQTTAPTTGTLGAGVASATLTRATDVAGLLNITTNGTPAAGAQATVTFNLTYGTVPVVVLTPANGNAVGPGAHVSATTGGFTVSFSGVPAASSSHQFNYVVIETQ from the coding sequence ATGCCTATCAATCATAACTCTCGATTAGCCCTGGCGCTTGCTGCTGCCGGCCTTGGTGTCGTCTCGGTGCAATCCTCACTTGCGCAAACTGGGCCTCGGGACCTTGCGGCCCAGCGGTTTGTGCTGGATGATGGAACGGGGAACGGGTTTTCCCTAACCTTGCAGGTTCCGGTCCTTACTGGGAACGTCACGCTGAACTTCCCAACCGCGCTTGGCACCGCCTATTTTATCCTCTCCAATTCCGTTTCTGGGCAGACCATCAACGGTCCGCTGACGCTGGATGGGGGAACAAACCTGACGCTGACAAACCCGCTGCGGGCAATTGATGGCGGCACCGGATTCGACACCTACACCACGGGCGATCTGCTGTTTGCCAACAGCACAACAACCTTGCAGCAGCTTGGTATCGGGACCTCGGGGCAGATGCTGATCAGCAATGGCACAACGCCAAACTGGAGCAACTCGCCAACGATTATCGGGGGGACCATTGATAACACGCCGATTGGAGGAACAACCCCCAGCACCGGCACATTCACAAACCTTGCGGTTACGGGAACCACCAGCTTAGGCGATGGTGTAGGCTCGGATGGCGTGACGGTGAACACCAACGGTGGAAATCTTCAGCTAACGGTGGGCGGGGGAGTCTTCTCGCTGAGCAACTCCACGGGGCTGAATGTTGCCACCGATGGGACGTTGAACGACGCTACCGGAGATTTCACCATCAACGACGCACTGACGCAAACCGGCGGCGGCCAAGTCACCTTCAGCGGCAACGTGGACGCGAACAACGGCTTGGACGTTGGCGGGGCCAACCTAACCGTTGGCGGGACCAACTTCACGGTGGATGTTGCTTCGGGGAACACCGCCACCAGCGGAACCTTAACCGTTGCCAGCACCACAACGCTGAACGGCAACGCCTTCATCGGCAATGGCAACGACGACGTTGCGGTCAACACCGGAACGGGCAACTTCTCCGTGAGCAACAGCACCGGATTGAACGTTGCAACCAACGGCACGTTAAGCGATGCCACCGGAAACCTCACGGTCAACGACAATCTTGATGTCACCGGTTCAACCGCTTTAGGCGATGGCGCAGGCACCGACAACCTAACAGTGACGACCAACGGTGGAAACATTTCGTTGGCTGCTGCTGGCGGAACCTTCGCTGTAAGCAACACCACGGGGCTGAACGTTGCCACCGACGGCACGTTAAGCGATGCCACCGGAACCTTGACCGTCAACGATGACCTGTCGGTAACCGGAAACACCACGTTGGGGGATGCGGCAACTGACGTAATCACCATGAACGGCGCATTCGATGCGAACGACCAGGGGAACGTGATTGGCAATAACGCCAACGCGCAGCAACTTCTGATTGATGGTGTGGTTGGCGGCACTGCCGAGCTTCAGCTTGACGGCGATGCCGACATTGATGGAAACCTGAATGTTGATGGGGCAACAACCCTGAACGGAGCGGCCACCATCGGCGACGGCAACGACAACGTGAACATCAATGCTGGCACAGGAACATTCCAGCTTAGCAGCAGCGGGTTGGACATTGCCACCAACGGCGACTTGAGCGATGATGGGGGAGCGGTGACAGTTGCCGATGGATTCTCGCAGACAGGCGGAGCGCAAGTGACGTTCAGCGGCAACGTTGATGCACAAAACGGCGTGGATGTCACCGGAGCCGACCTAACGGTTGGTGGCGCAAACTTCACCGTCACGGTGGGAAGTGGCAACACAGCCGTTGGTGGAACGCTGACCGTGACAGGGGCAACAAACCTGAACGGAGCGGCCAATATCGGCGACGGCAACGACAACGTGAACATCAATGCTGGCACAGGAACATTCCAGCTTAGCAGCAGCGGGTTGGACATTGCCACCAACGGCGACTTGAGCGACGGTGGCGGAGCGGTGACGGTTGCTGATGACCTGACGATCAACAGTGCTGGCGGTACCGATCTCACCATCACCGAGACCGGTGTTGACCGCAGCAACGCCGCCGACCAAACCTTCGCGATTGATAACAGCGGTGCTGGTGGCGTTCGCGTCCTGGTCAACGGTGCTACTTCGGTGACAAACTCGCGGGTGGCGGTTGCCAACGGGCACATCACCTCCCAACAGACCACGGCCCCCACAACCGGAACGCTTGGTGCTGGTGTTGCCAGTGCCACGCTGACAAGGGCAACAGACGTTGCTGGATTGTTGAATATCACAACCAACGGAACCCCAGCAGCCGGCGCACAAGCAACGGTAACGTTCAATCTTACCTACGGAACTGTACCAGTTGTGGTGCTAACCCCTGCAAACGGAAACGCCGTCGGCCCTGGTGCGCACGTCTCGGCAACAACAGGAGGGTTCACCGTCAGCTTTAGTGGTGTGCCTGCGGCTTCGTCAAGCCATCAGTTCAACTATGTTGTGATCGAGACCCAGTAA
- a CDS encoding YfhO family protein — protein sequence MATPRSEAPRRSAASSKQSTPKQIGPARSPFAGMDPRVQSLLFVGAILLLLVLFFSKQIFGDMLFGASDFVSWESFRPYLDAQDAKGEPPLWIPYIFSGMPAFASFLVTGDRWWDLTMKLFYSSEHIIGFINYPVTRVVFHYFLYGLGMYLLMRTKKATRGVALFVALAAIFSTWIIIYIMIGHNTKILVLMTFPYIFLCLEKLIHRWSLLYAGLLILAIHILWEASHLQTAFYGACAVGIYLLVELVGALRQKDPAAQKTGTTANVGLAIATLVVAGAFAYGMGLDRNLAVQEYLPYSTRGAASITADPTHKEGAMEVGQGWEYSTNWSFSPQEMVTFFSPSYYGFGKMELPRDVVASFNPQLLQQNGIDPEGHMATYWGQMSFTDAAHYMGAVVLALGLWGFWINRRNRFAQALLAIGVFGLILSFGRNFDLLYKLFYDLVPGFNKFRAPSQSLVLLEFVFPILAGLGLKELIARREAGDATVAKGMIGWIAGFGGLTLLILLFLSSGSSYNEAVAQSGKLLSASAEAASYMHSRAMTDLFLTLLFGAGGLGLAYFYAKGRISSVVMVGALIAISTVDLWRVAFIPMEGTPAKEVMAQFDPTDVDEFLKKDTEKYRILNLATQPNFPARHFQEHILGYSSAKMRSYQNLLDVAGNGDVPTSPLAWDLLNTKYLIMPNEQAKAAEQQGMTPAFRSQRGVTVMQNNSAMPRAWFVNRVEVANEKAILEMIKSNGFDPRDVAYLVAPLKEQVEPVGYAAGMQDKMKLDSTGNLVPDTTGSTASAAAKGSVKITKYEPHHIAMDVEAPGKNFLVISEIHYPPGWRATIDGKEAEVIQTDYLLRGLVVPAGKHKIEMNYVSGGFQTGKYASLGLNVVMFGMIAAGALMGRKKEEQA from the coding sequence ATGGCAACTCCACGCTCCGAGGCCCCGCGCCGTTCCGCAGCGTCTTCCAAGCAATCCACCCCGAAGCAGATTGGCCCTGCGCGGTCCCCCTTTGCGGGGATGGATCCCCGCGTGCAATCGCTCCTGTTTGTGGGGGCAATCCTTCTGCTGCTTGTGCTGTTTTTCAGCAAGCAGATTTTTGGCGATATGCTGTTTGGCGCAAGCGATTTCGTCTCCTGGGAAAGTTTCCGCCCCTACCTTGATGCCCAAGATGCCAAAGGGGAACCACCCCTTTGGATACCGTACATCTTCAGCGGTATGCCCGCTTTTGCCTCCTTCCTTGTCACCGGCGACCGCTGGTGGGACCTGACGATGAAGCTGTTCTACAGCAGCGAGCATATCATCGGCTTTATCAACTATCCCGTCACCCGCGTGGTGTTCCACTACTTCCTGTACGGGTTGGGGATGTACCTTCTGATGCGCACCAAGAAAGCCACGCGCGGGGTTGCCCTGTTTGTTGCCCTGGCGGCAATCTTCAGCACCTGGATCATCATCTACATTATGATTGGCCACAACACCAAAATCTTGGTGCTGATGACCTTCCCCTACATCTTCCTCTGCCTGGAAAAATTGATCCACCGCTGGAGCCTGCTCTATGCCGGGTTGCTGATTTTGGCAATCCACATTCTGTGGGAAGCAAGCCACTTGCAAACGGCGTTCTACGGCGCGTGCGCTGTTGGAATCTACTTGCTGGTGGAGCTGGTCGGCGCGCTTCGCCAGAAGGACCCGGCCGCCCAGAAAACCGGCACAACCGCGAACGTAGGTTTGGCAATCGCCACGCTGGTGGTGGCCGGCGCGTTTGCCTACGGCATGGGGCTGGACCGCAACCTTGCCGTGCAGGAGTACCTCCCCTACTCCACCCGTGGCGCGGCCTCGATCACCGCCGACCCCACCCACAAGGAAGGGGCAATGGAGGTTGGGCAAGGGTGGGAATACTCCACCAACTGGAGCTTCTCCCCCCAGGAGATGGTGACGTTCTTCTCCCCCAGCTACTACGGGTTTGGGAAGATGGAGCTTCCGCGCGATGTGGTGGCCAGCTTCAACCCGCAACTGCTTCAGCAAAACGGCATTGACCCCGAAGGGCACATGGCCACTTACTGGGGCCAGATGAGCTTCACCGATGCGGCCCACTACATGGGGGCGGTGGTGCTGGCGTTGGGGCTGTGGGGATTTTGGATCAACCGCCGCAACCGCTTTGCCCAGGCATTGTTGGCAATCGGGGTGTTCGGCCTTATCCTCTCCTTCGGGCGCAATTTTGACCTTCTCTACAAACTCTTCTACGACCTTGTCCCGGGCTTCAACAAGTTCCGCGCGCCAAGCCAATCGCTGGTGTTGTTGGAGTTCGTCTTCCCGATCCTTGCCGGCTTGGGGCTGAAAGAATTGATTGCCCGCCGCGAGGCCGGCGACGCAACCGTGGCAAAAGGAATGATCGGCTGGATAGCCGGGTTTGGCGGGCTGACCCTTCTGATTCTGCTGTTCCTTTCTTCCGGCAGCAGCTACAACGAGGCGGTGGCGCAATCGGGGAAACTCCTTTCGGCAAGTGCCGAGGCCGCAAGCTACATGCACAGCCGCGCCATGACCGATCTGTTCCTGACGCTGCTGTTTGGCGCGGGGGGGCTTGGGCTGGCGTACTTCTACGCCAAAGGGCGGATTAGCAGCGTGGTGATGGTGGGGGCGTTGATTGCCATTTCCACCGTGGACCTGTGGCGCGTGGCGTTTATCCCGATGGAGGGAACGCCAGCAAAAGAGGTGATGGCGCAGTTCGACCCCACCGACGTTGATGAGTTCCTGAAAAAGGACACCGAGAAATACCGCATCCTGAACCTTGCCACCCAGCCGAATTTCCCGGCCCGGCATTTCCAGGAACATATCCTTGGATATTCCTCGGCAAAAATGCGGAGCTACCAAAACCTTCTGGACGTTGCCGGAAACGGCGATGTCCCAACCTCACCGCTGGCATGGGACCTTCTGAACACGAAGTACCTGATTATGCCGAACGAGCAAGCCAAAGCCGCCGAACAACAAGGGATGACCCCGGCCTTCCGCTCGCAACGTGGGGTGACGGTGATGCAGAACAACAGCGCGATGCCCCGCGCTTGGTTTGTGAACCGGGTTGAGGTGGCAAATGAGAAAGCGATTCTGGAGATGATTAAATCGAACGGCTTTGACCCACGCGACGTTGCCTACCTTGTTGCGCCGCTGAAAGAGCAGGTGGAGCCGGTTGGATACGCCGCCGGAATGCAGGACAAAATGAAGCTGGACTCCACCGGAAACCTTGTTCCCGACACCACCGGAAGCACCGCCAGCGCGGCAGCAAAAGGGAGCGTGAAGATTACGAAGTACGAGCCGCACCACATCGCCATGGATGTTGAGGCCCCCGGGAAAAACTTCCTGGTGATTAGCGAGATTCACTACCCGCCAGGGTGGCGCGCAACGATTGACGGGAAGGAGGCGGAGGTCATCCAAACGGACTATCTGCTGCGCGGCCTTGTGGTCCCGGCGGGGAAGCACAAGATTGAGATGAACTACGTCAGCGGAGGATTCCAGACCGGCAAATACGCCTCGCTGGGGTTGAACGTGGTGATGTTCGGCATGATCGCCGCCGGGGCATTGATGGGGCGGAAGAAAGAAGAGCAAGCATAA
- a CDS encoding aminoacetone oxidase family FAD-binding enzyme, producing MTRSKRIAVVGGGAAGMLAALAASNAGQHATLFERNKRLGIKILISGGGKCNITHNAPPRQMEEGFIRPEARFLRYAFHTLTSETLLSMLHAEGVETFVRPNGRVFPVSGSADDVLSAFERMLQRARVQVETNAHVQAVLVEDGAAVGVQLDGQTVPFDAVVVATGGVSYRKVGTTGDGIAWGESLGLPVVPLRAALAPIYFTPAPHASWQGVALRDVRLTFAPTLNELGIPNAKDFNQTWRDDLLLTHRGASGPATLEISRAVALAQEAGATPILLADVAPDQHPDDLLDIFLNRLQDSPTSEIQTFVSGFVPQAVVESVLEQAGIEPGRKLGAIRRHERGQMVATLKRWRVGTVGQVPIDRGEVTAGGIALSAVDPTTMRSRAVPNLYFAGEALDVAGRVGGYNLQAAFSTGWVAGRAAAINPEEA from the coding sequence ATGACGAGGTCTAAACGAATTGCCGTTGTTGGCGGCGGCGCGGCGGGGATGCTTGCTGCGCTGGCGGCCAGTAATGCCGGCCAACACGCCACCCTGTTCGAGCGGAACAAACGGCTTGGCATCAAGATTTTGATCTCCGGCGGTGGCAAGTGCAACATCACCCACAACGCCCCGCCACGCCAGATGGAGGAAGGGTTCATCCGCCCCGAGGCTCGCTTCCTTCGCTATGCCTTCCACACCCTGACCTCCGAAACTCTCCTTTCCATGCTCCATGCCGAAGGGGTGGAAACATTCGTCCGGCCCAATGGGCGGGTCTTCCCCGTTAGCGGCAGTGCCGATGATGTCCTGAGCGCGTTCGAGCGGATGCTGCAGCGGGCCCGGGTCCAGGTGGAAACCAACGCCCACGTCCAAGCGGTCCTTGTGGAAGATGGGGCCGCCGTGGGGGTTCAGTTGGATGGCCAAACGGTTCCGTTCGATGCCGTGGTGGTGGCAACCGGCGGCGTAAGCTACCGGAAAGTTGGAACCACCGGCGATGGCATCGCTTGGGGGGAATCGCTGGGGCTTCCGGTGGTTCCGTTGCGCGCGGCGTTGGCCCCCATCTACTTCACCCCAGCTCCGCACGCCAGCTGGCAAGGGGTTGCCCTTCGCGACGTTCGGCTGACGTTCGCACCAACGTTGAACGAGTTGGGAATCCCCAACGCAAAGGACTTCAACCAAACGTGGCGCGATGACCTTCTGCTGACGCATCGCGGCGCAAGCGGGCCGGCCACGCTCGAGATCAGTCGGGCGGTTGCGCTGGCGCAGGAAGCCGGGGCCACGCCAATCCTTCTTGCCGACGTTGCCCCGGACCAACACCCCGATGACCTTCTGGATATTTTTCTGAACCGCTTGCAGGATTCGCCCACCAGCGAAATCCAAACGTTTGTTTCCGGATTCGTCCCCCAAGCCGTTGTGGAAAGTGTGTTGGAGCAAGCGGGGATTGAGCCAGGAAGAAAATTGGGCGCGATACGCCGCCACGAGCGGGGGCAGATGGTTGCCACGCTGAAACGGTGGCGCGTTGGGACCGTTGGCCAGGTCCCGATTGACCGGGGGGAAGTTACCGCCGGGGGGATCGCGCTTTCGGCAGTGGACCCCACCACCATGCGGTCCCGTGCGGTGCCGAACCTCTATTTCGCTGGCGAGGCGTTGGACGTTGCCGGGCGGGTGGGAGGATACAACCTGCAGGCCGCTTTCTCCACCGGCTGGGTGGCTGGCCGGGCCGCAGCAATCAACCCAGAAGAAGCATGA
- a CDS encoding rRNA pseudouridine synthase — protein sequence MNKRKPIQKSSSPKTHSPKASSQKPSSPKTHSPKASSQKTSSQKTSSAKNEGVRLNKVIADSGAASRRAADEMIREGRVKINGSVVTELGTRVKGNDKVTIDNKLISDPPRHSYVLLNKPKDTITTTSDERGRRTVLDLVEYHDRIYPVGRLDRNTTGVLLLTNDGDLSHRLMHPRYGVERLYDVELDKPLENRHARKIAAGVTFENGEETQPCELFVEERDARVLSIQLREGKNREVRRLFEEFGYTVVRLHRSQYAGLTVRGLARGEWRPLTRREISALRRLVNLHDEV from the coding sequence ATGAACAAGCGGAAACCAATCCAGAAATCTTCCTCGCCGAAAACCCATTCGCCGAAGGCTTCCTCGCAAAAACCTTCCTCGCCGAAAACCCATTCGCCGAAGGCTTCTTCGCAAAAAACTTCTTCGCAAAAAACTTCCTCGGCAAAGAACGAAGGGGTGCGGCTCAACAAAGTGATTGCCGATTCTGGCGCGGCCTCGCGCCGGGCTGCCGATGAGATGATCCGCGAAGGGCGGGTGAAAATTAATGGCAGCGTGGTGACGGAGCTTGGGACCCGTGTGAAAGGGAACGATAAGGTCACGATTGACAACAAGCTGATCAGCGACCCGCCGCGCCATTCCTACGTCCTGCTGAACAAACCGAAGGACACCATCACCACCACCAGCGACGAGCGTGGCCGCCGGACGGTGCTGGACCTTGTGGAATATCACGACCGCATCTACCCCGTTGGCCGCCTGGACCGCAACACCACCGGCGTGCTTCTTCTCACCAACGATGGCGACCTTTCCCACCGCCTGATGCACCCCCGCTACGGCGTTGAACGCCTGTACGATGTGGAGCTTGATAAGCCGCTGGAGAATCGCCACGCCCGCAAAATTGCCGCCGGGGTGACGTTTGAAAATGGGGAGGAGACCCAGCCGTGCGAGCTGTTTGTGGAGGAACGCGATGCCCGCGTGCTCAGCATCCAACTGCGCGAAGGGAAGAACCGCGAGGTCCGGCGATTGTTTGAGGAGTTCGGCTACACCGTCGTGCGGCTGCATCGCTCCCAGTATGCCGGGCTTACCGTTCGCGGCCTTGCCCGCGGCGAGTGGCGGCCCCTGACCCGCCGCGAAATCTCCGCCCTTCGCCGCTTGGTAAACTTGCATGACGAGGTCTAA